AAGTAATCTCATAAATGCTCTCTATCCTCCTTTTTTCGTTTAAAAATATTTATGATTTTCCCGAGTTCGATGATTTTTCTCTCCCGAACCGAATAGACGATTAGAAAAATTCCTATTACAGAAAAAATAATATTCGAGATCCACATACTGATAAATGGAGAGATTATCATCTTATCTGCAAGTTCTTCTCCTCCGTAAAGGGACACGTAATAAATCATAAAAATAAGGGTGCTAATTGCAAATCCGATACCAATCGAGTGCGTCCTAGTCATCATCCCGATCGGTGCTCCGAGCATTATAAAAACAAGGCACGCAAATGCAATGGAATATTTTTTTTCGATTTCAACTTTATATCTGTAAATATCTGATGTGATGCTCTTTATCCGCTGGTTGCGAAGTTTTATCAAATGCCCCAGCCTTCTTGCCTCTTTTTCGGATTTGCTGTTTTTCCCACTTTCAATATCCTTTAGTTGCGATTGATATTTATTCAGTTCAACGATTTTTGATTGCCGACTTTTATCCAAGTCATCTATTTTTAATTGCATATCTTGAGAGCTCATTTCTCTGTCTCCCCGATGTGCGATTCTCTCGCGACTGAGTTTGATGCCGAGATCAGGAATTGCTATTTTATATTTTTTGAATGTTATTGCTGTGTAGGAGTCCGAATTGTCGGTCGAGCGTTCGTGAATCTCGCCATCATACAGAATTGCCTTGAGCGAGTTACCGCCATTATAGAAATTTATTTTACCTTCTTTTGCAATTATTGTGCGTGGAATTTTACGGTCATTTCTGTCATAGATCAAGACCTGATTGAGCAAACCGGTGTTTTCGTCACGGTCGTGAAAATAAAAGTTGTAATGCTGAAGCTTGGTGAAAATGCCGGGTTTCAATTCGGAAGCAGGTCTGCGTGAATGTATTTTAATGAGAAGATTTTTCAATTGATAATTGCTATTCGGCAAAATGTGATTGTTAAAATAAACCATGAAAAACGATAAGAAAATCGCAGAAATAATCACCGGTCTCATCATTGCGTAAATGTTTATTCCGCTTGCTTTAAATGCGGTTATTTCGTTATCGGAAGAAAGCCTGCCAAATGCCATAATCGTTGCCACAAGTACAGCCATCGGGATTGAAAGTGCCAGCATAAAAGGGAGACTAAGTCCGAAGACTTCTCCGATGGTAATAAATGCTAAGTGCTTTGTGATGATCAGGTTAAGTAGGTCCAGAATCCGGTCGAGAAGCATAACGAAAGTGATGACGAATATCGCCAGAAAAAATGGTCCAACGTGTTCTTTTAGAATATAGCGGGAAAGAATTTTCATGATCTAATTTTCAAAAAGGTCTGCCTGAATTTGGAGTTTCTTTCGATTCACAGGTGCGTTTTTTTCCAACATTTTCTCAAATTCCTTTTCCCCGATAATTCGGATTGATTCGATCTTTTGTGCCTTTTGCAATTTTGAACCGGCATTTTCCCCGGCGATAAGATAATCAACGTTTTTGCTAATTGCCGAAATAACATCACCTCCGTTTTTGATAATAATCTCTTTCAGGTCGTTTCTGGAATACTTATCCAATTTTCCCGTAAGCACAAATTTGAGTCCTTCAAGATTTAAGGCGGATTTTTCTCCGATTTTCGTTTCAAAATTCAATCCGCTTTGTCGCAGATTTTTGATTAATTTTACATTCTCTGCGTTTTGAAAATATGCATGGATACTTTCTGCGATTGCTTCTCCCAAGTCGGCTATTTCAAGAAATTCCTCGGTGGAAGTCGCCATTAAATTATCAATAGATTTAAAATTTTCTGCGATTATTCTGGCAATTTTAGCGCCGATATGCCGAATTCCGAGAGCAAAAAGGACTTTTGCAAAAGGTTTTTCCTTACTTTCCTCTACGGCATTTATCAGATTGTTGATTGACTTTTCCTTAAAACCTTCATATTGATTCAAAATATGATAATCGAATGTATAAATTTCTGAAACATTTCGGATGAGATTTTTTTCCACCAACAGGTTGATTATTGCCGAACCCATTCCTTTGATATCCATTGCATTTCTGGAGACAAAATGCTCGATGCCTTTTTTAATCTGAGCCGGACAATTCACATTCGGGCAACGCCAAATTGCTTCCCCTTCAGGGCGGATTAGTTTTGAATTACAAATCGGGCAATTTGTGATCATCGCGAAATCTTTTTCGGAGCCATCTCGTTTTTCAAAAACCACTTCGGTAACTTTGGGGATTATTTCCCCTGATTTTATCACCTTCACATAGTCGCCGATTTTTATCCGCAACCGCAAAATCTCGTCCTCATTATGAAGAGTAGCGTTTGAAACGGTTGTGCCGGAAAGATGCACCGGTTCGAGCTTGGCTACCGGAGTAATCGCACCGGTTCTTCCCACTTGAAATTCGATCTTATTCAGTTTTGTTACGGCTTCCTCTGCCTGAAATTTATAGGCAATTGCCCAGCGGGGGCTTTTTGCAGTTGAGCCAAGTTCTTTTTGCTGTACAAAAGAATTAATCTTGATGACCATTCCATCTATGTCAAAAGGAAGATCAAACCGTTTTTCATCCCATTCATTGCAATATTTTTGCATTTCGGCAAACGAGTTAACAAGGGTGAAGTTCTTATTTATCCGAAAGTGATTTTCCTGTAAAAATTCGAGAAATTGTTTCTGGGTTTTGAATTTATTTTCAGCAGAGAAACCCAACGCATAAACGATTGCATTTAGATGGCGTTTTGCAGTATCGAGAGAGGATTTCAATTTGACCGAACCGGCTGCTGCGTTTCTCGGATTTGCAAAACTGCTTTTCCCTTCTTGCACTCGTTTTTCATTGAGTCTGCTGAATTCTGCATGTGAAAGAAATATTTCACCCCGAATTTCAATACGGCTTTTATAAGGAATTTTAAGAGGGATATCTCTGATGGTTTTCACGTTTGGGGTGATGTCTTCACCTTCAATTCCATTCCCGCGAGTGAGTGCATATTGCAAAAAACCATTATCATACAGCAGATTGATGCTCAGACCATCTATCTTTTGTTCAATAACATATTCGATTTTTTTTTCGGGAAGATTTTTTTTGATGCGTTGTAAGAAATCGGCAAGTTCCTCGAATGAATAAACATTGCCAAGGCTTTGCATTGGAAAAACGTGCATGCGGGTCTGGAATTGATTTGAGATATCCGAACCAACTCTCTGGGTGGGAGAATCGGCAGTAAAAAATTGGGGAAATTCACGTTCCAACTGCTGAAGCTCACGCATTAATCTATCGAATTCCCGATCGGAAACCATGGGCTGATTATCCACGTAATATTTTTTTGAGTGGAAATTTATTTTGCTCTTTAGTATTTCAATTTTTTTTTCTGCATCTTTTTCATTCATTTTATCGAATCCATTATTAAAGTTTCGCAAATTAATTACTTGACACAAATTTCAGTCAATTTTCACATAAACACAATATTCCAAATAAATAAAAAATTATGTAAATCTGATCTATTCGCAGCAAAAAAAACGCATATTGGACTGATTTCTCTGATAAAGTTTGCATTGAGCAAAATATAAATTCATTTTATTATTACAATTATTTTTTTGTGAAATTCTATTTTTTCACCGTTCGTCTGCGTCCTATCTTAAGGAGATGATAAATTGAAAAAGATTAAAATTTTTACTGATGGTGCATGTTCCGGAAATCCTGGACCGGGTGGCTGGGGTGCGATACTGAAACATAACGATCACAGCAAACGTATTTCCGGTTACTCACCCAAAACCACAAACAATCAAATGGAATTGACCGCAGTTATAAAAGCTCTGGAAAAACTAAAGGAATCGTGTGATATCGAAATATATTCCGACTCGAAATACGTAATTCAAGGGATGTCTGCCTGGATCTTTTCTTGGAAAAAGAGGGGCTGGAAAAATTCTAAAAAGGAAACTGTGAAAAATATGGATTTGTGGAAAAAATTAGATAAACTTAGCAATAAGCATAACGTAAAATGGAATTGGGTAAAAGGTCATGACGGTCATCCTGAAAATGAAGAATGCGACAAGCTTGCCCGAAGTGAAATTGAAAAAAGATAAGCTTACAGATCCCGAAAAAACAAATCTCAAAACTCCCCTATCCCTGTAAACATCACGAAAAGGGGATTAAAAANNNNNNNNNNNNNNNNNNNNNNNNNNNNNNNNNNNNNNNNNNNNNNNNNNNNNNNNNNNNNNNNNNNNNNNNNNNNNNNNNNNNNNNNNNNNNNNNNNNNATAAAAACAAAACTTGCATATTTTTACAGCTTGTTATCCATCAAAATATTAATATTACTGCTGTAAGAACATCTTTTTAAACCACACATATTGTTAATCTACTGTAATCATATAATTCGGAATAAATACCCAAAATCCTTGACTAAAAACCACAAGGGGTAGGAAAAAGATATATATTAAAAATAATTATTGGGAGAAATAGTGAAGATAAAAATGCAATCTTCCCAAATTCCTGATCCACATGAAGCAAATTTTATAGAACAAAAAATGACAGATTTGCTGGAAAATATGGTTAGTTCCGGCACGTATTTTCATGAAATCAAAATATTA
This genomic window from Candidatus Cloacimonadota bacterium contains:
- the rnhA gene encoding ribonuclease HI, which produces MKKIKIFTDGACSGNPGPGGWGAILKHNDHSKRISGYSPKTTNNQMELTAVIKALEKLKESCDIEIYSDSKYVIQGMSAWIFSWKKRGWKNSKKETVKNMDLWKKLDKLSNKHNVKWNWVKGHDGHPENEECDKLARSEIEKR
- a CDS encoding LptF/LptG family permease; amino-acid sequence: MKILSRYILKEHVGPFFLAIFVITFVMLLDRILDLLNLIITKHLAFITIGEVFGLSLPFMLALSIPMAVLVATIMAFGRLSSDNEITAFKASGINIYAMMRPVIISAIFLSFFMVYFNNHILPNSNYQLKNLLIKIHSRRPASELKPGIFTKLQHYNFYFHDRDENTGLLNQVLIYDRNDRKIPRTIIAKEGKINFYNGGNSLKAILYDGEIHERSTDNSDSYTAITFKKYKIAIPDLGIKLSRERIAHRGDREMSSQDMQLKIDDLDKSRQSKIVELNKYQSQLKDIESGKNSKSEKEARRLGHLIKLRNQRIKSITSDIYRYKVEIEKKYSIAFACLVFIMLGAPIGMMTRTHSIGIGFAISTLIFMIYYVSLYGGEELADKMIISPFISMWISNIIFSVIGIFLIVYSVRERKIIELGKIINIFKRKKEDREHL
- the ligA gene encoding NAD-dependent DNA ligase LigA codes for the protein MNEKDAEKKIEILKSKINFHSKKYYVDNQPMVSDREFDRLMRELQQLEREFPQFFTADSPTQRVGSDISNQFQTRMHVFPMQSLGNVYSFEELADFLQRIKKNLPEKKIEYVIEQKIDGLSINLLYDNGFLQYALTRGNGIEGEDITPNVKTIRDIPLKIPYKSRIEIRGEIFLSHAEFSRLNEKRVQEGKSSFANPRNAAAGSVKLKSSLDTAKRHLNAIVYALGFSAENKFKTQKQFLEFLQENHFRINKNFTLVNSFAEMQKYCNEWDEKRFDLPFDIDGMVIKINSFVQQKELGSTAKSPRWAIAYKFQAEEAVTKLNKIEFQVGRTGAITPVAKLEPVHLSGTTVSNATLHNEDEILRLRIKIGDYVKVIKSGEIIPKVTEVVFEKRDGSEKDFAMITNCPICNSKLIRPEGEAIWRCPNVNCPAQIKKGIEHFVSRNAMDIKGMGSAIINLLVEKNLIRNVSEIYTFDYHILNQYEGFKEKSINNLINAVEESKEKPFAKVLFALGIRHIGAKIARIIAENFKSIDNLMATSTEEFLEIADLGEAIAESIHAYFQNAENVKLIKNLRQSGLNFETKIGEKSALNLEGLKFVLTGKLDKYSRNDLKEIIIKNGGDVISAISKNVDYLIAGENAGSKLQKAQKIESIRIIGEKEFEKMLEKNAPVNRKKLQIQADLFEN